In the Azospirillum humicireducens genome, GGAGGTGAAGTCGCTTCGCGGCGGCCGCGCCAGCGTGAACGAGGCCTATGCCGGCCTGAAGGGCGGGGAACTGTTTCTGTTCAACGCCTACATCCCCGAATATCTCCAGGCCGGCCGCGTCGATCAGCATGAGCCCAAGCGCCCGCGCAAGCTGCTGGTCCGCCGCCGCGAGTTGGACAAGCTCGCGGCCGGCATCAAGCAGAAGGGCGTGACGCTCGTGCCGATGTCGGTCTATTTCAACGAACGCGGCTTCGCCAAGGTCGAGATCGGTCTCGCCACCGGCAAGAAGAAGCACGACAAGCGCGAGAGCGAGAAGGAACGCAGCTGGCAGCGCGACAAGGCGCGGCTGATGCGCGACAAGGGCTGATCCAGGTGGCACGTCTCGACAACCGGGCCACGGACCGCGACTCCACCGTCGCCGCCGTGGCCGCCGAAGCCCTGTCCGACATCCGGCCACAGGGCCGGATTCTTGTTGCCTTCGACAGCGACGGCGCCATCGCCGACGCGCTTCGCGACGGCGGGGCGGAGGTGGTGGTGTGGAACCGGCTCGCTGTCGGCGGGCAGGTTGCCACGCCCTGGCCGGCAGAGGGGCCGTTCGACGGCGCCGTGCTGCGCCTGCCGCGCGGCTGGGCCGGATTCGAGATGGCGCTGCATGCGCTGGCCTCGCGCCTTGCCCCCGGTGCGCCTCTGTGGATCGCCGGCGGCAACGACGAGGGCGTGACCAGCGCGCCCAAGCATCTCGACGGGCTGGCCGGAGAGCCGGAAACGCTGATCATCAAGCGGCGTGCCCGCTTGCTGCTGACCCGGCGCACCGATGCGCCGGCCAAGGGCGCGCTGGAGGATTGGCGGCAGACCGTTCCCCTGACACTGCCGGACCGGACGCTGGAACTGGTGTCCTATCCCGGCCTGTTCGCCCACGGACATCTGGATGTCGGCACCGAGTGCCTGCTGAAGGTGCTGCCGGAGGTGGCGGCCGGCACCCGTGTGCTGGACTTCGGCTGCGGTGCCGGGGTGATCGCGCGGGCGGTGCGGGAACGCCAGCCCGATGCACCGCTGACCCTGCTGGACATCGATGCGGTGGCTTTGCACGCCGCCCGCCAGAATGTGCCCGATGCCGAACTGGTGCTGAGCGACGGGCTGGCGGGGCTGGGCACCCGCGAGCGCTTCGGCCTGATCCTGTCCAACCCCCCGCTTCATCGTGGCAAGGATGAGGATTTCGGCATGCTCGACGCGCTGGTGGCCGGAACGAAGCAGTATCTGAAGCTGCGCGGCACGCTGGTGGCGGTGACCCAGCGGACGGCCGGCGTCGGCAAGCTGTTCAAGACGGCCTTCGGGCACAGCGACATGCTGCTGGAGACCACGCAGTTCCAGGTCTGGGCGGGGACGCCGAAGTAGGGGGGAGTGCCGGTGCCCCCTCCCTAACCCTCCCCCGCTCTCGGCCGGCCGAAGGCCGGTCCGATCGCGGGAGAGGGAACTCCGCCGCCCGCCCAAATACCCTCCTCCCAGCAAGCGTTCTACCCCCTCTCCCGCGAAGCGGGGGAGGGATGGGGAGGGGGCAATCCGTCACTGAGACTGCCTCACACATTCACCCCCCGCATCCCCTCCGCCGTATAGCGGTCGCCCGCTGCGGCACCCGGCGGCAGTGCGTCGCTCAGCGCCTTCACCTCCGCCTCGGTCAGCGTCACCGCGGCGGCGCCGACATTCTCCTCCAGATATTTGATCCGTTTGGTCCCCGGAATCGGCAGGATCTCCGGTCCTTGCGCCAGCAGCCACGCCAGCGCCACCTGTCCCGGCGTGCAGCCCTTCTGCGCCGCCAGCGCCTTCACCTGCTCGACCAGGGCCAGATTGCGGTCGAAATTCCCGCCGGCGAAGCGCGGTGCCACGCGGCGGAAGTCGTTCTCGGCGAACTGGTCGGGGCTGCTGACCGCGCCGGTCAGCATGCCGCGGCCGAGCGGGGCGTAGGCGACCAGCGAAATCCCCAGCTCCCGGCAGGCCGGCAGCACCGCATCCTCTACGTCGCGGGTCCATAGCGAGTATTCGCTCTGCACGGCGGCGATGGGGTGGACGGCATGCGCGCGTCGCAGGGTCGTGGCCGAGACCTCCGACAGGCCGAGCGCCCGGACCTTGCCGGCCTTCACCAGATCGGCCATGGCGCCGACCGTCTCCTCCACCGGGGTGTCCGGGTTGACGCGGTGGGCGTAGTAGAGATCGATGGTCTCCACCCCCAGCCGCTTCAGCGAGGCGTCGCAGGCCTGCGCCACATAGGCCGGGCTGGTGTCGATGCGGCGGGCGTACTCGCCGGGCTGGCGGACGATGCCGAACTTGGTCGCGATCACCAGCCGGTCGCGCTTGCCGGCCAGGAAGCGGGCGAGCAGCGATTCGTTATGGCCGCTGCCGTACATGTCGGCGGTGTCGTAATGGGTGACGCCAAGTTCGAACGCCCGCTCCAGCGTGGTGAGCGACTGGGAATCGTCGGTCGGTCCGTAGAACTCCGACATGCCCATGCAGCCGAGACCGATCTCGGAAACCGAGAGAATGCTGCCGATGTTGCGTTGTTTCATCGCTTTACCCCTCCCGTGCCGCGGCCGGGCGGATTACCCTGGGAGCCTGCGGCAGAAAATACACTACACGGTGCAGTGTACTTGGCGGCGGGGGAATGTCAATGTCTCGGGAGGGTGATGCTGTGCGCGGTTCGGCGAAGCGGGATGCGGTGGTGGAGGCGGCGACCCGCGCCTTCCTGACCCACGGGTACGAGGCGTCATCGATGGACGCCATCGCCGCCGACGCGAATGTGTCGAAGCGCACCGTCTACAATCACTTCCCCGGCAAGCGGGAGCTGTTCCAGGCCGTGGTTGCCGGCCTGTACAAGGGGTTCAACAGCGACGGCGACCAGACGCTTCGCCACGATCAGCCGCCGGAACAGGCGCTGCCCGCCTTCCTGCGGTCGCTGCTGGTCCATATGCGCCGGCCGGAGGTGCGCGGGCTGCTGCGCCTCGTCATCGCCGAGCATCAACGCTTTCCCGAATTGTCGCAGGACTATCTGGAAGGCGGGAAGGGGCAGGCCTATGCGCTGCTCGACGACTATATCGCCGCCCAGCATGCGCGAGGCCGGCTGAACGCCCCCGATCCGCATGTGGCGGCGACCCAGCTGTTGGGCGGCATGAAGGAGGTGCTGTTCTGGCCGACCATGCTTGGCCTGCCGGTCGCCGCCGATCCGGAGCGGGTGATCGCCGAGTCGGTGGCAGCGTTGGTGCGGGCCTATGGCTCCGCACCGGTCAACGGTCGCGAAGGTCCGATGGGTTGACGCCGACGGCGGCGCGGATGCGCCGGGCGAAGTGGGACCGGTTGGCGTAGCCGCAGGCTTCCGCCGCCTCCTGCACGCTCAGCCCCTCGCGTTCCAGGAGATCGCGGGCATGGGAGACACGCTCCTCCACCAGGATGCTGCGGACCGAGCAGCCTTCCTCCGACAGCCGGCGGCGCAGCGTGCCGGTGCTGAGGTTGAGCGCACCGGCGACGCTGTCCGCCGTCCAGGCGGTATCCGGCCGGGTGCGCAGCAGTTGGCGGACCGCGTCGGCGGTGCCGGTCGGCGCGACCGGACCCAGCCACCAGACGCCGTCCTCCAGCAGGGCCAGAAGCACCTCCATGCAACGATGCTCGGCCAGCTTCGGCGGCAGCGGCGGGTCTGCGGTCAAGCCGGCGGCGGCGTGGTGGATGGCGTCGGTCAGGGCCGGCGTCAGGGCGACATGCCAGTCGCCCGGCCGGGTGCGCTGGGTCAGCCCCTCCGTGCCGTGGGCGCGCAGAAGCCGCCGAACCATCTCCGCGGGGAACTCCAGCACCAGGGCGCGGTAGCGGCCGGCGGAACCGGGATCGTTCACCACCGACCCGCACCAGCCCGGCGGCAGCAGCATGGCCGTGCCGGCGGGAAAGCTGCGGGTGGTGCCGGCGGCGTCGGTCAGCTCCTTGACGCCCTCCAACACGGCGATCAGGGCGGTGCGCTCGATCCGCACCTCCGCCAGCCGCTCGCAGTCATGGGCGATGAAGGCCCACAGCTCCGGCCGGTGCGGACGGTCGCCCGCTCCCGGACGCTGGTCGCGGGCGGCGAAGCGGGACAGGCGGGCAAGGAGGTCTGGACCCATGGCATCATCCTATGGCGACGGCCAGCGGTCGATCAACGGCCGTAGCGGGCGGTCAGCGTCGCCTTCGCCAGAGTGGCGGCATTCAGGTTGAAGCCGACCATTGCGGCGGACGCATCCGCCGGCAGGGACAGGCTGTCGATCTTCAGCGCGTGAACGGTGACGATATAGCGGTGCGGCGTGTCGCCCTGCGGCGGGCAGGGACCGCCATATCCTGCGGTGCCGTAATCGGTGCGGCCCTGGACCGCGCCGGCAGGCAGCAGCGGCTTGGCCGGATCGCCGGCCCCGGCGGGCAGGCCGCGGCTGTCGGCCGGCAGGTTGTACAGCACCCAGTGCCACCATCCGCTGCCGGTCGGCGCGTCGGGATCGTAGATGGTGACGGCGAGGCTGCGCGTGCCGGCCGGCGGTGCCGTCCAGCTCAGGGCCGGCGACTGGTTGGCGCCGCTGCAGCCGAAGCCGGAGAAGACGTTGCGTTCTGGGATCGGCGATTTTTCGCTGAAGTCGGAACTGTGCAGTTCGAACGCCGCGGCGGGGGAGGCGGCCAGCAGCAGAGCGCCCATCAGGGCCGGGCGGAAGAAGGCGGTCAGGGTCATCGGGAGCGTCTCCGTTGGGTTGGATGCCTCCGACGATAAAGGGCCGCTGATCGCTCTGCGGCCCCGTACGGCTCAAAGATGGCTCCGAACCGCTCAGCCCCGCTGGAGCAGAGTCGCGGCGTCCACCGCGCCATAGGTCAGGATGGCATCGCAGCCGGCCCGCTTGAACCCCATCAGCGTTTCCAGCAGCGTCTTGTCGTAGTTCAGCCAGCCGTTGGCCGACGCGGCGCGCAGCATCGCGTATTCACCCGACACATGATAGGCGAAGGTCGGAACCGCGAACTGGTCCTTAACCCGGCGGATGATATCGAGATAGGGCAGGCCGGGCTTCACCATCACCATGTCCGCCCCTTCCTGCAGGTCGCAGGCGACCTCGCGCAGGGCCTCGTCGCTGTTGGCCGGGTTCATCTGATAGGTGGTCTTGTCGCCCTTCAGGAAGCCGCCGGAGTTCACCGCGTCGCGGAACGGGCCATAGAAGGCGGAGGCGTATTTGGCGGCATAGGAGCAGACGCGGGTCAGCTGATAACCGTCCTTGTCGAGCGCGTCGCGGATGGCGCCGATGCGGCCGTCCATCATGTCCGACGGGGCGACGATATCGCAGCCGGCCTCCGCCTGCGACAGGGCCTGACGGACCAGAACCTCGACGGTCTCGTCGTTCTGGATGTAGCCGTCGCGCATGAGGCCGTCATGGCCGTGGATGGTGTAGGGATCGAGCGCCACGTCGCCGAGAATGCCGACCTCCGGGGCGGCCGCCTTCACCGCCCGGATGGCTCGGTTCATCAGGTTTTCGGGGTTGTAGGACTCCGCCGCGTCCTCCGACTTGGCGTCGGAGCCGACGACCGGGAACAGGGCGATGCAGGGAATGCCGAGCGAAGCGGCGGACGCCACCGCCTCGCACAGCAGGTCGATGGTCAGGCGCTCCACGCCAGGCATCGAGGCGACCGGCTCCCGACGGTTCTCGCCCTCGATCACGAAGACCGGCCAGATCAGGTCGTCGACGGTCAGCGTATTCTCGGCGACCAGACGGCGGGTCCAGGCGTCGGCGCGGTTGCGGCGCAGACGTGTGCGCGGGAAGGCGGCGGGGAGGGAGATCGGCATCGCAGGGACCATGCACTTAGAACGAGTGCGGCGATCCTACGCCTTCCCTCATCGTGAACTCAAGCCGTGGGGGCGGTCGCGGTCCTTTGGGAGGAGCCGCCTGCCTTGCGCGGGCTTCATGCCCTGTCCCGGTCCTGTCCCCGTGAAGGACGGTCGGCCGCTTCCAAGGCGGCGGCGACCGGATCGCCGCTTGCCGGACGGAAGCCGGTGTCCTGCGCCTGCAGGGCCCAGCGGTTCCCCTGCTTGCGGTAGGTGGAGACCAGCCCGCCGGTGAAGGCCGCACCCTCCCATGACCGCACCTCGAAGGTGACGGTCGGCTGGTCGACGATGATCAGGTTATAGGCGTTGGTCTCGTTCCGCAGGCGGGTGGAGGTCGCGGTTGAGGCCTGGGCGACCAGGATCGAGCGCGCGATCTGGGTGTGGAAGCTCATGATGTCGCCGGAATAGGCCTTGTGCAGATGGCCCGCCAGCAGCAGGTCGATGCCGCAGCTTTCCAACGCCGGCAAGGCCAGCTTGTGGCGCCCGACCAGCTGGGTCTTCGGCAGATCCGGCGGCGGCAGGAAGGGATGGTGGGTGAACAGCACCTTGAACATGGTGTCGGGCATGCCGCAGAAAACCTCGCGTACACGGGCGATCTGCCGCTTGTTCATCCGTCCTTCGGAGAAATCCATGATGACCGGACGGGCGGTGTTGATGCCCAGCACAGCAATCTCGTCATCGATGTGCAGCGGGCTGAAATCGCTGGTGATGTAGCGCCGGTAATGGCCGAACGGGTCGGTGAACCGCTTGAACACGTTATAAACCGGAATATCATGATTTCCCGGTACAGCTATGTAAGGAACGGGTAATTTCTGCAGGAAGGCTCGTGCTTCCTCGAAGTGGCGCGCCTTGGCCCGCTGCACGAAGTCGCCGGAAATGACGATCAGGTCAGGCGCCTGTGCCGTCAGGTCGGCCAGCAGCCCATCGACCACTCGGGGGTCGATCCGCCCGAAATGCAGATCGGAGATGTGAGCGAGCCGTTTCACGCCATCTTCATCCTTTCTCTCAGCCGGGTGCCAGAACCTTCAGGGCGCCTGGACGAATCCGGTACTGAAGCGGCGCATGCAGCTTCCGGATTTCGCCATCGTTGACCATCTTCAGGCGATGGCGGCGGCTGTG is a window encoding:
- a CDS encoding YbhB/YbcL family Raf kinase inhibitor-like protein: MTLTAFFRPALMGALLLAASPAAAFELHSSDFSEKSPIPERNVFSGFGCSGANQSPALSWTAPPAGTRSLAVTIYDPDAPTGSGWWHWVLYNLPADSRGLPAGAGDPAKPLLPAGAVQGRTDYGTAGYGGPCPPQGDTPHRYIVTVHALKIDSLSLPADASAAMVGFNLNAATLAKATLTARYGR
- a CDS encoding aldo/keto reductase translates to MKQRNIGSILSVSEIGLGCMGMSEFYGPTDDSQSLTTLERAFELGVTHYDTADMYGSGHNESLLARFLAGKRDRLVIATKFGIVRQPGEYARRIDTSPAYVAQACDASLKRLGVETIDLYYAHRVNPDTPVEETVGAMADLVKAGKVRALGLSEVSATTLRRAHAVHPIAAVQSEYSLWTRDVEDAVLPACRELGISLVAYAPLGRGMLTGAVSSPDQFAENDFRRVAPRFAGGNFDRNLALVEQVKALAAQKGCTPGQVALAWLLAQGPEILPIPGTKRIKYLEENVGAAAVTLTEAEVKALSDALPPGAAAGDRYTAEGMRGVNV
- a CDS encoding helix-turn-helix transcriptional regulator, which translates into the protein MGPDLLARLSRFAARDQRPGAGDRPHRPELWAFIAHDCERLAEVRIERTALIAVLEGVKELTDAAGTTRSFPAGTAMLLPPGWCGSVVNDPGSAGRYRALVLEFPAEMVRRLLRAHGTEGLTQRTRPGDWHVALTPALTDAIHHAAAGLTADPPLPPKLAEHRCMEVLLALLEDGVWWLGPVAPTGTADAVRQLLRTRPDTAWTADSVAGALNLSTGTLRRRLSEEGCSVRSILVEERVSHARDLLEREGLSVQEAAEACGYANRSHFARRIRAAVGVNPSDLRDR
- a CDS encoding methyltransferase, which translates into the protein MARLDNRATDRDSTVAAVAAEALSDIRPQGRILVAFDSDGAIADALRDGGAEVVVWNRLAVGGQVATPWPAEGPFDGAVLRLPRGWAGFEMALHALASRLAPGAPLWIAGGNDEGVTSAPKHLDGLAGEPETLIIKRRARLLLTRRTDAPAKGALEDWRQTVPLTLPDRTLELVSYPGLFAHGHLDVGTECLLKVLPEVAAGTRVLDFGCGAGVIARAVRERQPDAPLTLLDIDAVALHAARQNVPDAELVLSDGLAGLGTRERFGLILSNPPLHRGKDEDFGMLDALVAGTKQYLKLRGTLVAVTQRTAGVGKLFKTAFGHSDMLLETTQFQVWAGTPK
- the smpB gene encoding SsrA-binding protein SmpB, with the protein product MATREEAKKYAAQNRRARFDFFIDDVLEAGIMLTGSEVKSLRGGRASVNEAYAGLKGGELFLFNAYIPEYLQAGRVDQHEPKRPRKLLVRRRELDKLAAGIKQKGVTLVPMSVYFNERGFAKVEIGLATGKKKHDKRESEKERSWQRDKARLMRDKG
- the hemB gene encoding porphobilinogen synthase, coding for MPISLPAAFPRTRLRRNRADAWTRRLVAENTLTVDDLIWPVFVIEGENRREPVASMPGVERLTIDLLCEAVASAASLGIPCIALFPVVGSDAKSEDAAESYNPENLMNRAIRAVKAAAPEVGILGDVALDPYTIHGHDGLMRDGYIQNDETVEVLVRQALSQAEAGCDIVAPSDMMDGRIGAIRDALDKDGYQLTRVCSYAAKYASAFYGPFRDAVNSGGFLKGDKTTYQMNPANSDEALREVACDLQEGADMVMVKPGLPYLDIIRRVKDQFAVPTFAYHVSGEYAMLRAASANGWLNYDKTLLETLMGFKRAGCDAILTYGAVDAATLLQRG
- a CDS encoding TetR/AcrR family transcriptional regulator translates to MRGSAKRDAVVEAATRAFLTHGYEASSMDAIAADANVSKRTVYNHFPGKRELFQAVVAGLYKGFNSDGDQTLRHDQPPEQALPAFLRSLLVHMRRPEVRGLLRLVIAEHQRFPELSQDYLEGGKGQAYALLDDYIAAQHARGRLNAPDPHVAATQLLGGMKEVLFWPTMLGLPVAADPERVIAESVAALVRAYGSAPVNGREGPMG
- a CDS encoding metallophosphoesterase family protein, with the protein product MKRLAHISDLHFGRIDPRVVDGLLADLTAQAPDLIVISGDFVQRAKARHFEEARAFLQKLPVPYIAVPGNHDIPVYNVFKRFTDPFGHYRRYITSDFSPLHIDDEIAVLGINTARPVIMDFSEGRMNKRQIARVREVFCGMPDTMFKVLFTHHPFLPPPDLPKTQLVGRHKLALPALESCGIDLLLAGHLHKAYSGDIMSFHTQIARSILVAQASTATSTRLRNETNAYNLIIVDQPTVTFEVRSWEGAAFTGGLVSTYRKQGNRWALQAQDTGFRPASGDPVAAALEAADRPSRGQDRDRA